CAACGGGTAAATCATGACCAATACTAAAAATAAAATGATGGTGATTTTTTTCATTTGTTTTTTCTCCGATTATTAATTGTTTATTTTTCTCCATTTTACAAACCAGGTCTCTTTGAAAAACCTGGTTTGTGGGAAGAAATTTATTTCCAAATAACAAAACTTTTCCGCTATTTCACCCTCACAAATTCAATCCTCCGATTTGCCGCTCTGCCCTCGGGCGTTTTGTTGTCTGCCACCGGATTTGTGCCGCCAAAACCGAGCGCTGTGATGCGCGACGGCTGAATTCCGCGTTTCACTAAATAATCTTTGATCGATTCGGCGCGCTGGCGAGAGAGGCGAAGGTTGATGTGCGGGGCGCCCATAGTATCTGTGTGAGAGCGAATTTCAATTTCCATATCCGGATACTGATTTAACAGATTGAAAATTTTGTCGACAATAATGAACGATTCGGGACGCAGTGCCTGGTTGGCAGGATAAAAACGAATTTCCGTTGAAACAATCTTTTCCCCGATTTTCAGCGCTTCGGCTTGCGGTTTTTCGTCCGGGCAGCCGTCTTCATCCTGATAATCATTGAAATCTTCGGGCCAGTTGGGACATTGGTCCAGCGAATCCGGGATGCCGTCGCCGTCATTGTCGTAATCCGGGCAGCCATCGGAATCATCGAACTGGTCGATATCTTCCGGCGTGTTAGGACATTTGTCTTCGATGTCAGGAATGCCGTCGTTATCATTGTCAGGATCGGGGATTCCGTCGTCGTCCTGAAAACCGTCGATATCCTCCGCTTGATTCGGTGCGCCGTCCATGATGTCCGGGATGCCGTCGCCGTCATTGTCGTAATCCGGAGCGCCATCGTCATCCTGAAAACCGTCGACGTCTTCCGGGTGCAGAGGATCCAAATCGTAGCGGTCATCGATATTGTCTCTGTCGAAGTCGCGATATGTTCGCCAAAAATGACTAAAGCCCAGCGTGAGCTCAATAATGCCATCGTTCCCGTCGTCGCCGAAACCGATTGTGTCTTCGTTTCCCTTGATGAGTTGGTGATATTGAAAACCGCACCTCACGGAATAGCGCGGTGAAATGAAATATTCGATTCCTGCCCCGCCAAGGAAAGTGAGCGTCAATTCATTTCCGCCGACTGCCTTCCCGAGGGAAAGCGCGGACGTGTTAGAGCCCATTTTTCGAATCGCCCACAAGGTCATCCCGGCGCCGGCAGTCAAATAAGTGCGCAGGCGCGAATCTGACCGAAAAAAGTACTGGGCGGAAAAATTCATCGGTACCAGCAGCGTTTTGAACCCGCCGACTGAGACAAATTGTGATCCCTGCGGGTCTCGCGCACGCACCCAGCCGTAGCCCAGCGAACCGTTCAACATGATTAAATTCGAATAGCCATAACGAAATTGCGTACCCGCCCACTGATCAATAGTTGACCGATCCACAGATCCGCCGACCATTTTGACCATGCTGCCAAAACCGCTGATGCCGAAACTTCCTGTGATGTCCTGTCCGAAGACATTTAATTGAAAAAGAACAAATGCACAAAAAACGGCAAAAAACAAAATGCGGCGCAATAAAATGGTGTGTTTTTTCATGGCGCGTTTCTCCGTGATGCCCGAATCCCGCTGTGTTAAAATAAACTAATCAAAATTAAGTAAATTGTCAAGGGATTTTTCAAATATTAACAAAAAGTTAATGAATTAAGAATTGAAAACTTGATTTTGCGAAAAGTTATTAAATTTATGCAAAATTCGCACCAGAAACAGGTAAGTCAAACAAATATTAAATCTGAATCCGCAAATGAAACTACTGCAGTAACGGAATTGAAAACCATGATAAACCATGGCGATTATTCAAAGAGAAATTGAAGCATCACCACAATTTATTGTGATATTAACAAAAGAAAAAATAAGCAGTTAACTGCTTCAAGTTTTAATTTACATTGATTACTTTACTCAATTTACCAACTGTGCGAAATTGCTCTCCTTTGAGCCCTGGAGCCTGTGGGGCTAATTTTACATTAACATTTCACTGTTGCCAAAATTTTACGAAAGGATAAATTGTGAAAAAAAATTTAAAAAAATCCTTGACATTCCAGAATAATTTATTATATTAGGTATACCAGGTATACCTAATTCATATCAGACAAGAATTCG
This Calditrichota bacterium DNA region includes the following protein-coding sequences:
- a CDS encoding OmpA family protein; translated protein: MKKHTILLRRILFFAVFCAFVLFQLNVFGQDITGSFGISGFGSMVKMVGGSVDRSTIDQWAGTQFRYGYSNLIMLNGSLGYGWVRARDPQGSQFVSVGGFKTLLVPMNFSAQYFFRSDSRLRTYLTAGAGMTLWAIRKMGSNTSALSLGKAVGGNELTLTFLGGAGIEYFISPRYSVRCGFQYHQLIKGNEDTIGFGDDGNDGIIELTLGFSHFWRTYRDFDRDNIDDRYDLDPLHPEDVDGFQDDDGAPDYDNDGDGIPDIMDGAPNQAEDIDGFQDDDGIPDPDNDNDGIPDIEDKCPNTPEDIDQFDDSDGCPDYDNDGDGIPDSLDQCPNWPEDFNDYQDEDGCPDEKPQAEALKIGEKIVSTEIRFYPANQALRPESFIIVDKIFNLLNQYPDMEIEIRSHTDTMGAPHINLRLSRQRAESIKDYLVKRGIQPSRITALGFGGTNPVADNKTPEGRAANRRIEFVRVK